From the Selenomonas sp. oral taxon 920 genome, the window GCCCACGGATCGAGGGGGATGTAGGGTTTGCCCTTCCTTTCGTAGTAGGTCAGCATCTCGTCCACGGTGACGGCAAATGCGGTGTATGCCTTGCCGTATTCATTGTCCTTGAGCTCGGGAACGAAGTTGTCTGCGAGGTGCTCGATGCCGTACTCATCGGTGATGCGCTGGCGCATCTTGTTGTCGGTGGAGATGTAGAAGTTGCGGTCTTTCGGCGTGAGGAGGAAGACGATCGTGCCGTTTGCACCGCCGTCCGCGATGCGGTCGACGACCGCATTGGCGATCTCGCCGAGCACCTGTCCGTGCGTGTCCTTGATGTTGCCGACGAGGATGCGCACGCCGTGTGCTTTCTCAAACGCGGCGATCCTGGCATCGAGTTCCTGCTCCTCGGCATCGGTGAGGAGATCCGCCTCGTCGATCACGCGTGCGTTTCCGATGTCAGAGGCATCCGCCGCCCTTGGTACGGTGAGGATGAAAAGGCTGAGGCAGAGGAGGAGCAGGACGAGAATGGGGCTGTATCGTGATTTTTTTTCGATTGTCATGTGCCGCACCTCCTACCAGTCCAAGATCAGCCAGCCGATGTAGCAGGTGATGAGAAAGACGAGGACGGCGGGCACGAGGGGGTAATAGCGTTCCTTGAACTCGTCCCGCGGCAGCGAGGAGCTGACGACTTTGCCGGTCTGTCCGTTCATCATGAAGGTGTAGGGCTTGCCTTTGTAATTCGTGGTGAGGATCCAGACGGGCAGCATCGCATAGCGGACATTCCCCTCTTCCTTGCGGATCAGCGGCGCGCCCTCGGGGGTGACGTTGCTGTAGTCTTTGACGCTGGTGGAGAGCACCCAGGAGGCACTCGCGGCGAGACGGCTGTCCGCACGCGGCAGGGATTCCTTCACGTCGACATCGTACTTGTCCGCGAGATGCCCTGTGAAATATGCGGCGGAGAAGGGAACGAGCTCCTTGTAGTCGAACGGCTCGATGCTGTCCATGAAGGAATCGTCCATGCGCTTGCTGGCATCGACGGGGATTCCGTCGAATGTCATCTCGCCGCTGCGCTCGCAGCGGTAGTGGGATGTTTCGGTGACGGTCTCATTCGTTGTTTCGCGGGTGCTCCTGCGCTCCGCATTGAAATTTGCATCGACGCTCACATGTGCGTCGAACAGCCAGAAGGGGACGTACATGGACTGGATTTCTTTGACGCGGTTTTCGTCGCGGAATTCCTTCGGGAGCAGACGCTTTCCCTTGTAGAACTCCGTGAGTGCGGCGATTGCCTCCTCCTTCGTCTTCTTGAATGGAATGACGAAGTCGGGGCGCAGCATGCCGTCGAAGCGGCGCGGGATCATGTTCGGGCTGCCGCAGTAGGCGCACTCGGTCGCCATGGTGTTGCCGTCAGAGACGAGCTCTGCACCGCAGGAGGAGCAGGTCTGGATCATCATGTGTGCCGTTTCGGCATCATCCCATGTGCTGCGTTCTCTCTCGGTGTTCCACTGCGCCTCTTTTTTCTCGGCCGCATCCACTGCCTTTTCCTGCTTCTGCGCAAAGAGGGCATCCATCTCTGCGATGCTGATCTTGGCATCGCAGAATTCGCAGGTGACGTGGCTCCGTCCGGGGAGGAAGGTGAGCGGCGCACCGCATTTGGGGCATTTGCAGCTGACGCTTGTATCGGGCATAGGCATCTCTAGTACTTCCCGCCGCCGCCGCCGTGGCTTTCGTCGCGGCTGGAGGTGGAGATATAGGAACCCGAGGAGGACGAGGAGGAGGATGTCTCCTTGTGCTTCGTCTCACGGGACTCTGTGGTGCGGAGGAAGACGTCCTCTCGGTGTGTGAGGCGGAAGCTGCCGCGCTCGACGTAGTCGTCTGCCTCGTGGGCACTTCGGACACTGAACATGCTGTCCGAGAGATTGGCAAGGATGAACCAGTAAACGATGGCAGCAGGGATCAGCGCACCGACGAGGGTGACGATGGTGAGCAGGAAGGCATCGGGATTGAATGGTTTGCCTTCCTTCTCGTAGTAGGTCACCATCTCATCCACGGCGGCGGCAAATGCGGTGAATCCCTCGGCGTATTTGTTCTCCTTCAGGGAGGGGACGAACTTGTCGGCGAGGTGTTCGATGCCTCTGTCGTCGGTGATGCGCACGCGCATCTTGTTGTCAGTGGAGATGTAGAAGTCGCGCTCCTTCGGTGCGAGGAGGAGGACGATGGTGCCGTTTGCGCCGCCGTCCGCGATGCGGTCGACAACGGCATTGGCGACCTTGCCAAGCACCTGTTTGTGTGTGTTTTTGACCGTGCCGATGAGGATGCGAATGCCGTGCGCCTGTTCATATGCGGCGAGCTTCGCGTCGAGTGCCTGCTCCTCGGCATCGGTGATGAGGTCGGACTCGTCGATCACGCGCAAAGCACCCAGTCCCGCATCCCCTGTCTGTGTCCCCCCAGCTGCGACTGCACGTGCAACGGCACTGAGTGCGCCGCCCGTGGTGAAGGGCTTGCCTTCCTTCTCGTAGTAGGTGAGCATTTCGCCCGCGACTTGACCAAATGCCGTGAACATATCGGCGTATTTCTTGCTCTCGAAGGCGGGCAGGAATTTCTCCGTGAGGTGCTCAATGCCCTCGTCGGTAATGCGCGTGGCGAGCCTTGTATCCGTGGCGACGTAGTAGGTGTTGTTTTCGGGCGAAAGGAGGAGCAGGACTGCGCCGCGTTCACCGCCGGGGGCGATGGTCTTGATGATGTTCTCCGCGAGCGGCTTCAGCGGTTTGTCTTTCCAATCACCGACGATTGCCGCGAGGATGCGGATGCGGTGTGTCCGTTCCACTGCCGCGAGCTGCGCATCGAGTTTTTGCACCTCGGCATCGGAGAGGAGGTTCATCTCGTCGATGACGCGTGCGTTTCCGATGCCCGCTGCATCTGCCGCTTTGGGGACGGCGAGGACAAAGATGCTGAGGCAGAGGAGGAGCACGGCGAGGAGTGTGCTGCGTCCATATTTCATTTCGTTTATCATTATGCCGCCCCCCCTATAGATCAAACATGAGCCAGCCGAGCCAGAAGAGGACGGCGAAGACGAGGGCGGACGGGATGAGCG encodes:
- a CDS encoding TPM domain-containing protein, yielding MINEMKYGRSTLLAVLLLCLSIFVLAVPKAADAAGIGNARVIDEMNLLSDAEVQKLDAQLAAVERTHRIRILAAIVGDWKDKPLKPLAENIIKTIAPGGERGAVLLLLSPENNTYYVATDTRLATRITDEGIEHLTEKFLPAFESKKYADMFTAFGQVAGEMLTYYEKEGKPFTTGGALSAVARAVAAGGTQTGDAGLGALRVIDESDLITDAEEQALDAKLAAYEQAHGIRILIGTVKNTHKQVLGKVANAVVDRIADGGANGTIVLLLAPKERDFYISTDNKMRVRITDDRGIEHLADKFVPSLKENKYAEGFTAFAAAVDEMVTYYEKEGKPFNPDAFLLTIVTLVGALIPAAIVYWFILANLSDSMFSVRSAHEADDYVERGSFRLTHREDVFLRTTESRETKHKETSSSSSSSGSYISTSSRDESHGGGGGKY
- a CDS encoding TPM domain-containing protein, which translates into the protein MTIEKKSRYSPILVLLLLCLSLFILTVPRAADASDIGNARVIDEADLLTDAEEQELDARIAAFEKAHGVRILVGNIKDTHGQVLGEIANAVVDRIADGGANGTIVFLLTPKDRNFYISTDNKMRQRITDEYGIEHLADNFVPELKDNEYGKAYTAFAVTVDEMLTYYERKGKPYIPLDPWAIVGILGTALLLAAVVHHAISSHLEEGMETTGDAAGADDYLSYSSVHLTYSKDIYIRTSESRRAKYEKRTSSSGSHITTSSSDSDHGGGGGKY